In Paenibacillus ihbetae, the following are encoded in one genomic region:
- a CDS encoding glycosyltransferase family 4 protein, with translation MKVLFVYYVPSGGVETLNRQRCRALRLAGMESHCLYYSWGSGMQNPADFPIYVTRNDIEIKHILDSCGFDCIVVTTDHASFPRFRMLGFQGKMLLEIQGYGPRSVAQAQLTQAVPYVNAYADGLLNPNTPHISALFRDLYPNKPQFNFNNCFDGTEFTYRPYGIHASPIIAWLGRIEDNKNWREFLHIGHQLKEHVPDLQLWMFEDNQLSIPSEREQFHALIAELGLSDRLTIRANVPNAQMPYYYSIIGDSGGFLCSTSKVEGAPYAVLEAMSCRCPVLTTDSDGVSTSVYHNETGKFYVLGNIQHAVQEGLELMRNQGLREHIRTRAKNHVHESFNPHLYAMNFASMLQAIGL, from the coding sequence ATGAAGGTGCTGTTCGTATACTATGTACCGAGCGGAGGCGTCGAGACATTGAACAGACAAAGATGCCGTGCGCTCCGTCTGGCAGGAATGGAATCCCATTGCCTGTATTATTCCTGGGGCTCAGGGATGCAGAATCCTGCGGATTTTCCGATATATGTAACCCGAAACGATATTGAGATCAAGCATATCCTGGATTCGTGCGGCTTTGACTGCATTGTGGTGACGACGGATCATGCAAGCTTCCCAAGATTCCGGATGCTGGGCTTCCAGGGAAAAATGCTGCTGGAAATTCAGGGCTACGGACCAAGAAGCGTGGCCCAGGCACAGCTGACTCAAGCCGTTCCTTATGTGAACGCCTATGCGGACGGGCTGCTCAATCCGAACACGCCGCATATTTCCGCGCTGTTTCGGGATTTATATCCGAACAAGCCGCAGTTCAATTTCAATAATTGCTTTGACGGCACTGAATTCACGTACAGGCCGTATGGGATCCATGCCAGCCCCATCATAGCATGGCTAGGGCGCATTGAGGACAATAAGAACTGGCGTGAGTTTCTCCATATTGGTCACCAGCTTAAGGAGCATGTGCCCGATCTTCAATTATGGATGTTCGAGGATAATCAGCTGAGCATTCCATCCGAACGCGAGCAATTTCACGCGCTGATCGCCGAGCTCGGCTTGTCCGACCGGCTAACGATCCGAGCCAATGTCCCGAATGCGCAGATGCCTTACTATTACTCGATCATCGGGGACTCTGGAGGCTTCCTGTGCAGCACCTCGAAGGTGGAAGGAGCACCGTATGCGGTGCTTGAGGCGATGAGCTGCCGCTGTCCGGTGCTTACGACGGATTCGGACGGCGTCTCGACCTCGGTGTATCATAACGAAACGGGAAAGTTCTATGTGCTGGGGAACATCCAGCATGCGGTCCAGGAGGGGCTTGAGCTGATGAGGAACCAGGGATTGCGAGAGCACATCCGGACGCGAGCAAAGAACCATGTGCACGAGAGCTTTAATCCGCATCTGTATGCGATGAACTTTGCCTCCATGCTTCAGGCGATCGGGCTGTGA
- a CDS encoding DUF1796 family putative cysteine peptidase produces the protein MATLQDIKGPYSAIFSLGNNCLPAVQLKAHGLRKFAGPLDWMSSLKLPQVTRLLRNRFQGMLHYPNLMLANQATHELYNVVDLEYELYLNHDFFVHSNFPPHFAAYPEVKAKYDRRIARFLQTLASGGRVLFIRTDSSYEDVKELEAVLTELCAGPFHLLVVNHAPVAEIEWLNWGLNRVCAIHMPNQDEWYGNGFRWTFLFNGIYLV, from the coding sequence TTGGCAACGCTGCAGGATATAAAAGGACCCTATTCGGCAATCTTCAGCTTGGGTAATAACTGCCTGCCTGCGGTACAGTTAAAAGCCCACGGCTTACGTAAATTCGCCGGCCCTCTTGACTGGATGTCCAGTCTCAAGCTTCCCCAGGTTACCAGATTACTTCGCAACCGGTTTCAAGGCATGCTTCATTATCCGAATTTAATGCTGGCAAACCAAGCCACCCATGAGCTGTATAATGTCGTGGATTTGGAGTATGAGTTGTATTTGAATCATGACTTTTTCGTTCACAGCAATTTCCCTCCCCATTTTGCCGCCTACCCTGAGGTTAAAGCCAAATATGACCGTCGCATTGCAAGGTTTCTTCAAACCTTAGCAAGCGGGGGGCGGGTTCTCTTCATCCGTACGGATTCAAGCTATGAAGACGTCAAGGAGCTGGAAGCTGTGCTGACGGAACTGTGTGCGGGGCCGTTCCACTTACTGGTCGTAAACCATGCGCCGGTTGCCGAAATCGAATGGCTGAACTGGGGGCTGAACCGCGTGTGCGCCATTCACATGCCTAACCAGGATGAGTGGTACGGCAACGGCTTCCGTTGGACTTTCCTGTTTAACGGAATATACTTGGTTTGA